The Fibrobacter sp. UWB5 DNA segment TGAAGGGCTGGGTCAATGCGCAAAAATGCTCCAGCAATTCGCAGAAGATCAAGCCGTATCCGTCGACCAAGCCGGGCTCTGCCGCATCGCTTGAAATCTGGAGCGGCTGCACCGATGGTGTCGAAGTGCGCTTGCTGACTATTGATGGCAAGGGCCACTGGTATTCCATGGACGAAGCCGTGAGCGTGAACACGAGCGTGGAAATCTGGAATTTTGTGAAGAACTACTCGCTGGACGGTTCCAGCATTACTCCGCCGACCCCTGCGATTGTCGTTCCCACGAACCGCGAAGAAGTCTTTAACGGAGGCTTTGATTCGAGCGCCGTGGCTTGGGACTTGCAGACGCATGGTGACGCTCAGGCCACCGGCGATGCGAAAGACGGCAAGTACAAGCTCGATATTTCGGCAATCGGCACACAGAATTACCAGGTGCAGCTGATCCAGCACGACTTGCGCCTTGTAAAGGACCAGTGGTACGAAATCAGTTTTGATGCCAGTGCAAGTGCAGCCCGCACGCTCGAAGTGAACGTAGAACAGCATACCGATCCGTGGGCTAGCTACCTCAAGGAAAAGCAGAACTTCGAAATCGGTACAGATGTAAAGAACTTCAAGTTCAATTTCCAGATGACTGCCGCTACCGATACCAACAGCCGCTTGAGCTTTAATGCGGGCGCTGCGACGGGCTCGCTCACCTTGGATAATGTGGTGCTTAAAAAGATCGATGCCCCGACGGATCCGGAATTGACTGGCATTGCACCGAAAATGGGCTCGGTTGTCGCTGCTACCGCCGAATATGCGGTATATAGCCTCTCCGGCAAACGCCTCGGAACGGTAAAAATTCGCCATGCGACGGAAACGGAGACTTTGTTGAAGGCCAAATTCGGGAAGGGCGTCTACATGCTCCGTAGCGAGAACGGCAAAAAGACCTTGTTCCATGTTAAATAAAAACGGTCGCTTTTATCGGTAAAAATTGCTGAAATTCGCTTAAATTCGCAAATAATATGACAAACGGCATTGACAAATAGTCAACGCCGTTTTGCTTTTCTGGGTGAGTTTTCCCTTTTTTTAAGAATATTTTTTTAGGTGTAAATATCATCATGGAGTGATGAAGATGTTTGGCTTAAAAAAATACTCGTTCGGCGGGGCTATCGCCCTTGCTTTTTGTGGTTTGGCCTCTCAGGCTTTTGCGCATCCTGACAGCTTGGTGCTTACGCCCCCGCTGGGGTGGAACAGCTGGAACGTGTTCCACGAAAACATCAACGAAAAGCAGATTCAGGAAATCGCCGATGCCATGGTGTCTTCTGGCTTGAAGGACGCGGGCTATATTTACCTGAACCTCGACGACAACTGGATGGATACCAAGCGCGATGCGCAAGGCAACCTCCAGAATAATCCGAAAACCTTCCCGAGCGGCATGAAGGCCATTGCCGATTACGTGCATGCGAAGGGCCTTAAGTTCGGCCTTTACGGCGACCGCGGCAAACGTACTTGCCACCATTACAACAGCAAATGGGATAGCCAGAGCGGTTCCAACGGTCACGAAGAACAGGATGCCAAGAAACTCGCCGAATGGGGTGTTGACTACTGGAAGTACGACAACTGCGATTCTGACCCGAATACCCAGGAAAAAGATTACACCGCTATGTCTAAGGCTCTCCGCAATTCCGGACGCGACATCGTGTTCAGCATTTGCATGTGGGAATACAAGGACTGGATGCCGAAAATCGCCAACCTCTGGCGTACCACTTTCGACATTGGCCCCGAATGGATTTCTACCTCCTGGTACCGTGGCGTCTACGAAATTATCGATGCCAACAACAAGTACTGGCAAATTGCAAAACCCGGCCACTGGAATGACCCGGACATGCTCGAAGTGGGCAACAGGGGCCTCTCTTACGAAGAACAACGCTCCCAGATGACGATGTGGTCCATTATGGCCGCTCCCATCATGATCAGTTCTGACGTGCGCAGCATGAGTAACGAGACTAAGGAACTCTACCTGAACAAGGACATGATTGCCATCAACCAGGATTCCCTGGGCGTTCAGGGCCACCGCATCTCTGACAAGCAGGGTAAGCAGGTTTGGACCAAGCCCTTGAAGAATGGCGACCTTGCCGTGGCACTCCTCAATAACAACAACTCTACTCAGACTGTGGAATGCAACTTTGCAGACATTGGCGTAGAAGGCGAAGTGGAAGTTCGCGATGCCTGGAAAAAGAAGGATCTGGGCCCGCTTTCGCACGTTTCTATCGAACTGCCTGCTCACGGCTCGGCACTCCTCCGCTTGGTTTTAAAGCCGGTTCCGCGCGCTCCGTTCAAGGGCGAAGCTCTCGCTATTCCGGGCAAGATCGAAGTGGAAGACTTTGACATTAACGGCGTAGGCCAGGGCAACACCACCTACAACGAAAGTGATACCGAAAACCATGGCGATTCTGACTACCGCCCGGGTACCGGTGTAGACCTTTACAAGAAGGCGTCTGGCATCATCGTCGGCTACAACCAGGCTGGCGAATGGCTCGAATACACCGTGAAGGTGGCAAAGACCGGAACTTACGCCATGAACGCCTCCGTAGCCTCTGCCAACAGCACATCAAGCTTTAAGCTTTCGATGGACGGCAAGGACATTACCGAAGAAATTGCCGTGCCTGCAGCCACTGCCGGCGAAGACAACTACGACGAATACAATACGGTCGAAGCCAAGGTGAGCCTGACCGAAGGCGAACATGTTCTCCGCTTTACGGTTACCGGCGACTGGATGGACATTGACTATATCGAGTTCTGCGAGGGCGAAACCTGCAATACCACGGGCCTGCACAAGGCAATCCCCGCGGCAGTGCGCAACACCAATTCTCCGCGACTCCTCAAGAAGGGCAATGTGATGTTCATCGAAAAGAACGGCAAGCGCTTTGACTTGACGGGACACCGCATCAAGTAATTTGCTACTCCAAAATCACTCCTAAGAAAGAGAGGCTCCGCTAGCGATAGCGGGGCTTTTTGCATGCGTCTCACTCGCATTGTTGTCGCGTTTGCGAACGCCTTTGGCTATTGAAATTTCTGCAAAGGTATTTGGCTTTGAAGGGGTGAAAATTGCTGGTGCAAGATATAATTTTATAAAGGATAAATTGGTTTAAAAAGGATGGTATAAGATGTTTGGAATCAATACAAAAAAAATCGCTTGCGTTACCCTTGCTGTGGTAGGAGGTCTCGTCACTCAAGGGTATTCGCAAGACGTTCTTTATCCTGATATGTTCGCGTTGAACGAAGTTCAACTGCTTGACGGTCCGTTAAAAGAACGCCAAGACTTGAACGTAGAAACCCTGCTGAGTTACGACGTGGACCGCCTTCTGGCGCCGTTCTACGAAGAAGCGGGCATGCGGCCGAAAGCATCCAAGTTCCCGAACTGGGCTGGTTTGGACGGGCATGTGCTCGGGCATTACCTGAGTGCACTTGCGATGCATTACGCTGACAATGACGACATTCGGGTTAAAGAACGGTTGGAATATGTCTTGAAGGAACTCAAGACGATTCAGGACCAGAATTCCAAGGACAATAACTTCAAGGGTTACATCAGTGGCGTTCCGAACGGTAAAAAGATGTGGCTCAGCATGAAGAGCGGCAATGCTGGCGCGCAGAATGGCTATTGGGTGCCGTGGTACAACATCCACAAGCTTTATGCGGGTCTGCGTGACGCCTATATTTATGCGGGTTATGAGCAGGCAAAGACGATGTTCTTGGCGCTTTGCGACTGGGGTATTACCATTACGAATGGCCTGAATGATTCCAAAATGCAGCAGATGCTCGGTACGGAACACGGCGGCATGCCCGAAGTCTATGCCGACGCTTACAAGCTCACGAAAGACGAAAAGTATTTGAATGCAGCAAAGAAGTGGTCGCACCAGTGGCTTTTGAATCCGATGTCGCAAGGCAATGACAACTTGACGAACGTGCATGCGAATACACAGGTGCCGAAAGTCGTCGGTTTTGCGCGAATTGCGGAACTCTCTGGCGATGAAAAGTACAAGAAAGGTTCCGATTTCTTCTGGCAGACGGTTGTGAACAAGCGCAGTATCGCTATTGGCGGTAACAGCATTTCGGAACATTTCCCTTCTTTCGACAACCATAAAAAATATGTGGAAGAACGCGAAGGACCGGAATCTTGCAACACCTACAACATGCTCAAGCTCACGGAACGCCTGTTCAATATGGACCATAGCGCCAAGCAGGCGGATTTCTATGAACGCGCGCTCTTTAACCATATTTTATCCACAATACATCCAAAACATGGCGGGTACGTGTACTTCACTCCTGCACGTCCCCGCCATTACCGCGTGTATTCCAAGGTGAATGCGGCCATGTGGTGTTGCGTGGGTTCGGGCATGGAAAACCCGGCCAAGTACAACCAGTTTATTTACACCAAAGACGGCGACAAACTTTACGTGAATCTCTTTGCTGCATCCATTTTGAATTGGAAGGCGAAGAACGTGCAAATCAAGCAAGAGACCGCATTCCCGAAGGGTGAAAGTTCCAAGTTCACCGTTACCGGCTCCGGCTCTTTCGATATGCAGATTCGTCACCCGTACTGGGTCAAGGAAGGCGAATTCAAGGTGATCGTGAACGGCGATACCGTGGTGAAAAAGTCTGACCCGTCGAGCTACGTGTCGGCCGGAAAATCCTGGAAGACTGGCGATGTGATCGAAGTGCTTTACCCGATGTACACGCATGTCGAAGAATTGCCCAACGTGTCGGACTACGTGGCGCTTTTGCATGGCCCGATCGTGCTTTCTGCAAAAACGGGAACCGCAAACCTGAACGGCCTCGTGGCCGATGACGGTCGCTGGAGCCATATTGCCTCGGGTGCGCTGGAATCCCTCGATCAAGCTCCCATGCTCGCAAGCAAAAAGGAGGATATCCCCTCGAAGTTGGAACCTGTAAAGGGCGAACCGCTGCACTTTAAGGCTCCGTACCTGTTTGCAAACAAGAAAGACGGTAGCTTGCTTCTGGAACCCTTCTACGAGGTGCATGACGCCCGCTACATGATGTATTGGATGGTGCTTACGGACCCCTCGATTCTGGAACGTCTGAAAAAGGAACAGGAAGAAGCCTTGGCACT contains these protein-coding regions:
- a CDS encoding carbohydrate binding domain-containing protein; protein product: MKNLGKVVLAFASVALLTGHAVADNITVDGKSRSMLVYAPSGIEKNRPLIIQMHGMNQDAPYQKNAAKWESIADTARFVVVFPNGENKAWDIGGNKDINFIKAIINEMYNKYGIDKNRVYVSGFSMGGMMSYHVANKMGDQIAAIAPVSGGGGVNSPKRAMPIMHTHGTTDDVVNYNSTVNTLKGWVNAQKCSSNSQKIKPYPSTKPGSAASLEIWSGCTDGVEVRLLTIDGKGHWYSMDEAVSVNTSVEIWNFVKNYSLDGSSITPPTPAIVVPTNREEVFNGGFDSSAVAWDLQTHGDAQATGDAKDGKYKLDISAIGTQNYQVQLIQHDLRLVKDQWYEISFDASASAARTLEVNVEQHTDPWASYLKEKQNFEIGTDVKNFKFNFQMTAATDTNSRLSFNAGAATGSLTLDNVVLKKIDAPTDPELTGIAPKMGSVVAATAEYAVYSLSGKRLGTVKIRHATETETLLKAKFGKGVYMLRSENGKKTLFHVK
- a CDS encoding carbohydrate-binding protein, whose amino-acid sequence is MFGLKKYSFGGAIALAFCGLASQAFAHPDSLVLTPPLGWNSWNVFHENINEKQIQEIADAMVSSGLKDAGYIYLNLDDNWMDTKRDAQGNLQNNPKTFPSGMKAIADYVHAKGLKFGLYGDRGKRTCHHYNSKWDSQSGSNGHEEQDAKKLAEWGVDYWKYDNCDSDPNTQEKDYTAMSKALRNSGRDIVFSICMWEYKDWMPKIANLWRTTFDIGPEWISTSWYRGVYEIIDANNKYWQIAKPGHWNDPDMLEVGNRGLSYEEQRSQMTMWSIMAAPIMISSDVRSMSNETKELYLNKDMIAINQDSLGVQGHRISDKQGKQVWTKPLKNGDLAVALLNNNNSTQTVECNFADIGVEGEVEVRDAWKKKDLGPLSHVSIELPAHGSALLRLVLKPVPRAPFKGEALAIPGKIEVEDFDINGVGQGNTTYNESDTENHGDSDYRPGTGVDLYKKASGIIVGYNQAGEWLEYTVKVAKTGTYAMNASVASANSTSSFKLSMDGKDITEEIAVPAATAGEDNYDEYNTVEAKVSLTEGEHVLRFTVTGDWMDIDYIEFCEGETCNTTGLHKAIPAAVRNTNSPRLLKKGNVMFIEKNGKRFDLTGHRIK
- a CDS encoding beta-L-arabinofuranosidase domain-containing protein, whose protein sequence is MFGINTKKIACVTLAVVGGLVTQGYSQDVLYPDMFALNEVQLLDGPLKERQDLNVETLLSYDVDRLLAPFYEEAGMRPKASKFPNWAGLDGHVLGHYLSALAMHYADNDDIRVKERLEYVLKELKTIQDQNSKDNNFKGYISGVPNGKKMWLSMKSGNAGAQNGYWVPWYNIHKLYAGLRDAYIYAGYEQAKTMFLALCDWGITITNGLNDSKMQQMLGTEHGGMPEVYADAYKLTKDEKYLNAAKKWSHQWLLNPMSQGNDNLTNVHANTQVPKVVGFARIAELSGDEKYKKGSDFFWQTVVNKRSIAIGGNSISEHFPSFDNHKKYVEEREGPESCNTYNMLKLTERLFNMDHSAKQADFYERALFNHILSTIHPKHGGYVYFTPARPRHYRVYSKVNAAMWCCVGSGMENPAKYNQFIYTKDGDKLYVNLFAASILNWKAKNVQIKQETAFPKGESSKFTVTGSGSFDMQIRHPYWVKEGEFKVIVNGDTVVKKSDPSSYVSAGKSWKTGDVIEVLYPMYTHVEELPNVSDYVALLHGPIVLSAKTGTANLNGLVADDGRWSHIASGALESLDQAPMLASKKEDIPSKLEPVKGEPLHFKAPYLFANKKDGSLLLEPFYEVHDARYMMYWMVLTDPSILERLKKEQEEALALDEKTVDKVAPGEQQPEVDHQMKTENTTSGTANGEFYRDAGKCNAGDGGMISYVLETNSEDSLSLMVRYWGNEGCSRTFDIMIDGEKLTTESIEGKWNKKEFVNEVYAIPDAMVKGKKEIRVTFQAGAGNMVGGLYGVRLLRNKPKPEPPQNVVAKIKSSLNLKARVYGGELQIDAGTALSQGYTARIFSMNGRLVKSQALAAGQSSFSIGLGDMQNGMYILKIQREGFSYGTTIFRKNR